One window from the genome of Musa acuminata AAA Group cultivar baxijiao chromosome BXJ1-4, Cavendish_Baxijiao_AAA, whole genome shotgun sequence encodes:
- the LOC103982175 gene encoding calcium-transporting ATPase 10, plasma membrane-type-like, translating to MESYLNDNFGGVKSKNSSEDALRRWRKLCSVVKNPKRRFRFTANLSKRSEAEAMKKTNQEKLRIAVLVSKAALQFIQGITLRSEYVVPDMVKAAGFQIGADELGSIVEGHDVKKLKMHGGVDGIGNKLSTSTTNGLTTTEDRLKRRQEIYGINKFTESKVRSFWVFVWEALQDTTLIILAACAFISLVVGIAMEGWPKGAHDGLGIVASILLVVFVTATSDYRQSLQFKDLDKEKKKISIQVTRDGFRQKISIYDLVPGDIVHLSIGDQVPADGLFISGYSLLINESSLTGESEPVCVNAEYPFLLSGTKVQDGYCKMLVTTVGMRTQWGKLLATLSEGGDDETPLQVKLNGVATIIGKIGLFFAVITFAVLAQSLVSRKYHDGLLLSWSGDDALEMLEFFAIAVTIVVVAVPEGLPLAVTLSLAFAMKKMMNDKALVRHLAACETMGSATTICSDKTGTLTTNHMTVVKACICRNVVEVNSCEKVDDLSSYVPDSARKTLLQSIFNNTGGEVVTNQDGKLEILGTPTETALLELGLSLGGDFQAQRQETKLVKVEPFNSIKKRMGVVLQLSEGGYCAHCKGASEIILGACDNYVDPSGNVVPLDEAALNLLKSTIDSFAGEALRTLCLAYKEIGDNFSAEDKISFEGYTCIGIVGIKDPVRPGVKESVATCRAAGITVRMVTGDNINTAKAIARECGILTDEGVAIEGPEFREKNLEELMELIPKIQVMARSSPLDKHTLVKHLRTIFNEVVAVTGDGTNDAPALHEADIGLAMGIAGTEVAKESADVIILDDNFSTIVTVAKWGRSIYINIQKFVQFQLTVNVVALVVNFSSACWSGNAPLTAVQLLWVNMIMDTLGALALATEPPRDDLMQRAPVGRTGKFINNTMWRNILGQSIYQFITIWYLQTQGKWLFQLDGPDTDLTLNTITFNSFVFCQVFNEISSREMEKINVFRGILQNYVFLAVLISTVVFQFIIVQFLGDFANTIPLTMSQWFVTVFLGFLGMPIAAVVKLLPVGSL from the exons ATGGAGAGCTACCTCAACGACAATTTTGGGGGCGTCAAGTCGAAGAACTCGTCGGAGGACGCGCTCCGGCGATGGCGGAAGCTCTGCAGCGTCGTCAAGAACCCCAAGCGCCGCTTCCGCTTCACCGCCAACCTCTCCAAGCGCTCCGAGGCCGAGGCCATGAAGAAAACCAACCAG GAGAAATTGCGGATTGCTGTTTTGGTTTCAAAAGCTGCACTACAGTTTATACAGG GAATCACATTACGTAGTGAATATGTCGTACCTGATATGGTAAAGGCAGCAGGTTTTCAGATTGGTGCTGATGAGTTGGGATCTATTGTCGAAGGCCATGATGTGAAGAAGTTGAAAATGCATGGTGGCGTGGACGGCATTGGAAATAAGCTTTCCACATCTACAACTAATGGACTGACTACCACCGAGGATAGGTTAAAGAGGAGGCAAGAGATTTATGGTATAAATAAGTTCACTGAAAGCAAGGTCCGGAGTTTTTGGGTATTTGTATGGGAAGCGCTTCAAGACACTACATTGATAATTCTCGCGGCTTGTGCCTTCATATCTCTAGTTGTTGGCATTGCCATGGAAGGATGGCCAAAAGGTGCCCATGATGGCCTTGGAATTGTCGCAAGCATCCTGTTAGTTGTGTTTGTCACTGCAACGAGCGACTACAGGCAGTCTTTACAATTCAAAGATTTGGATaaggagaaaaagaagatttCTATACAAGTGACACGCGATGGTTTCAGAcagaagatttctatttatgatcttGTTCCTGGTGATATCGTGCATTTATCAATTGGGGATCAAGTCCCTGCTGATGGGCTTTTTATATCTGGATATTCCTTATTGATCAATGAATCAAGTCTGACGGGTGAGAGTGAACCTGTTTGTGTAAATGCAGAATACCCTTTTCTTCTGTCTGGGACTAAAGTCCAGGATGGATATTGTAAAATGTTGGTAACGACCGTTGGCATGAGAACACAATGGGGTAAGCTGCTTGCTACACTCAGTGAAGGAGGAGATGATGAAACTCCATTACAGGTCAAACTGAATGGAGTTGCAACTATCATTGGAAAAATTGGTTTGTTTTTTGCAGTAATAACATTTGCAGTGCTGGCTCAAAGCCTTGTTAGTCGGAAATATCACGACGGCCTGCTATTGAGCTGGTCAGGCGATGATGCACTGGAGATGTTGGAATTTTTTGCTATTGCAGTCACAATTGTTGTGGTTGCAGTTCCAGAAGGGCTTCCCTTAGCTGTGACATTGAGCCTTGCTTTTGCAATGAAGAAGATGATGAATGATAAGGCACTAGTCCGCCACCTTGCAGCTTGTGAAACTATGGGCTCAGCGACAACAATTTGTAGTGACAAAACTGGAACGCTGACAACCAATCATATGACTGTTGTAAAAGCTTGTATCTGCAGAAATGTCGTGGAAGTAAATAGTTGTGAGAAAGTTGATGACTTAAGCTCCTATGTCCCAGATTCTGCACGTAAAACTCTTTTACAATCCATTTTTAATAACACAGGTGGTGAGGTGGTGACCAACCAGGATGGAAAGCTTGAAATCTTGGGAACACCAACAGAGACTGCCTTGTTGGAACTGGGTTTATCACTGGGTGGGGATTTTCAGGCACAACGTCAGGAAACTAAGCTTGTTAAAGTTGAGCCCTTTAATTCCATAAAGAAGAGAATGGGGGTGGTGCTCCAACTTTCTGAAGGAGGATACTGTGCACACTGTAAAGGTGCTTCTGAGATAATTTTGGGCGCTTGCGACAATTATGTAGATCCCTCAGGTAATGTCGTGCCTCTTGATGAAGCAGCTCTGAATCTTCTTaagagcacaattgatagttttgcTGGCGAAGCTCTTCGAACTCTGTGCCTTGCATATAAGGAAATTGGCGACAATTTCTCTGCTGAGGATAAAATTTCATTCGAAGGATATACATGTATTGGAATTGTAGGAATCAAGGATCCTGTCCGTCCGGGTGTCAAGGAGTCTGTTGCAACTTGTAGGGCTGCAGGAATTACTGTGAGAATGGTTACAGGAGACAACATAAATACAGCAAAAGCAATTGCTAGGGAATGTGGTATTCTCACTGATGAGGGTGTAGCTATAGAAGGTCCAGAGTTCCGTGAGAAGAATCTGGAAGAATTGATGGAACTGATTCCAAAAATTCAG GTAATGGCCAGATCTTCACCATTAGATAAGCATACCTTAGTAAAACACTTGCGGACCATCTTCAATGAAGTTGTTGCTGTGACTGGTGATGGCACAAATGATGCTCCTGCACTTCACGAGGCAGATATTGGACTTGCAATGGGCATTGCAGGAACCGAG GTAGCTAAAGAAAGTGCTGATGTCATAATTCTAGATGACAATTTCTCGACAATTGTGACTGTGGCAAAATGGGGACGTTCTATATACATTAACATTCAAAAGTTTGTACAGTTTCAGCTTACGGTTAATGTGGTCGCTCTAGTTGTTAATTTCTCCTCAGCCTGCTGGTCAG GAAATGCTCCACTTACTGCTGTTCAGCTACTTTGGGTGAACATGATTATGGACACCTTAGGAGCATTAGCATTAGCCACTGAACCACCACGTGATGACTTGATGCAAAGAGCACCAGTTGGAAGGACTGGGAAATTTATCAACAACACAATGTGGAGAAATATCCTGGGACAATCAATATACCAATTCATCACAATATGGTATCTCCAGACACAGGGAAAATGGTTATTTCAGCTTGATGGCCCTGACACCGATCTTACTCTTAACACTATCACATTCAATTCGTTTGTTTTCTGTCAG GTGTTCAATGAGATAAGCTCTAGAGAGATGGAGAAGATAAATGTATTCCGGGGCATCTTGCAGAACTATGTCTTTCTGGCCGTTCTCATCAGCACCGTCGTCTTTCAATTTATAATTGTCCAATTTCTTGGGGACTTTGCAAACACGATACCACTTACAATGTCACAGTGGTTTGTAACTGTTTTCCTTGGGTTCTTAGGAATGCCCATTGCTGCAGTCGTCAAGTTATTACCAGTAGGGTCTCTTTAA
- the LOC135671909 gene encoding adenine phosphoribosyltransferase 1-like isoform X1: MMASEGGEDYRLTRIASAIRVIPDFPKPGIMFQDITTLLLDPKAFRDTIDMFVERYRDQEITVIAGVEARGFIFGPPIALAIGAKFVPMRKPKKLPVISEEYSLEYGTDRMEMHVGAVQPGDRALVIDDLIATGGTLSAAIRLPGSDGIMNVYCIHKLDQPSNGSGFVELDLTDMGFELDRVGQNGLCRVGILRNNLLYFICKKKKQKDSIRLKLTIKETYAQQDQSMG, from the exons ATGATGGCCTCCGAAGGCGGTGAGGACTACCGCCTGACGCGGATCGCGTCCGCCATACGCGTCATTCCCGACTTTCCCAAGCCTG GTATCATGTTTCAAGATATCACGACCCTGCTGCTCGATCCCAAGGCGTTCAGGGATACCATCGATATGTTCGTGGAGAGGTACAGAGATCAAGAGATCACGGTTATCGCAG GTGTCGAAGCAAGAGGATTCATATTTGGCCCTCCCATTGCGTTAGCTATAGGAGCGAAGTTTGTTCCTATGAGAAAGCCAAAGAAGCTTCCTG TTATTTCTGAGGAATACTCCCTAGAATATGGTACAGACAGAATGGAAATGCATGTAGGAGCTGTACAGCCAGGGGATCGAGCCCTTGTCATTGATGATTTAATTGCAACTGGAGGGACATTATCTGCTGCAATCAGGCTCCCGG GTTCAGATGGGATAATGAATGTATACTGCATCCATAAGTTGGACCAACCGTCTAATGGGTCAGGATTCGTTGAACTGGATCTGACCGATATGGGTTTTGAGTTGGATCGAGTAGGACAAAATGGGTTATGTCGGGTCGGTATTTTAAGGAATAATTTGCTTTATTttatttgcaaaaagaaaaaacaaaaggatTCAATAAGGTTGAAGTTGACAATAAAGGAAACATATGCTCAGCAGGATCAATCAATGGGTTAG
- the LOC135671910 gene encoding LOB domain-containing protein 37-like → MSCNGCRVLRRGCSATCILRPCIQCIDGAGAQAHATAFVAKFFGRSTLLSFLSSVPLPRRPAAFRSLLYEACGRTINPVTGATGLLWTGNWHLCQAAVATVLGGGTIHPLPELAGAADAKELYEYQRRGVSSSSSSSSPPPRKRRDYDAKRPPARELYPMPESPDGGGVNRRRASTPSATSASSVTTISEGGCGDQTAAETPTILNLFV, encoded by the exons ATGAGCTGCAACGGTTGCAGAGTACTGCGGAGGGGCTGCAGCGCCACCTGCATCCTCCGGCCGTGTATCCAGTGCATCGACGGCGCCGGCGCGCAGGCTCACGCCACCGCCTTCGTCGCCAAGTTCTTCGGCCGCTCCACCCTCCTTTCCTTCCTCTCCTCCGTCCCTCTTCCCCGTCGCCCCG CTGCCTTCCGATCCTTGCTTTACGAGGCGTGCGGCCGAACCATCAACCCCGTGACCGGCGCCACGGGGCTGCTGTGGACCGGGAACTGGCACCTGTGCCAGGCGGCGGTGGCGACAGTGCTTGGTGGTGGAACCATTCATCCGCTGCCGGAACTGGCCGGCGCAGCCGATGCGAAGGAGCTGTACGAGTATCAAAGGAGAGGGGTCTCgtcctcgtcgtcctcctcctcgccaCCACCGAGGAAGAGGAGAGATTATGATGCCAAGAGACCTCCCGCTCGCGAGCTGTACCCGATGCCAGAGTCACCAGATGGCGGCGGGGTCAACAGGCGGCGGGCGTCGACGCCATCGGCAACGTCAGCGAGCTCGGTGACGACGATAAGCGAGGGAGGATGTGGAGATCAGACCGCAGCAGAGACGCCGACGATTCTAAATCTCTTCGTATGA
- the LOC135671909 gene encoding adenine phosphoribosyltransferase 1-like isoform X3 — MMASEGGEDYRLTRIASAIRVIPDFPKPGIMFQDITTLLLDPKAFRDTIDMFVERYRDQEITVIAGVEARGFIFGPPIALAIGAKFVPMRKPKKLPGKVISEEYSLEYGTDRMEMHVGAVQPGDRALVIDDLIATGGTLSAAIRLPGSDGIMNVYCIHKLDQPSNGSGFVELDLTDMGFELDRVGQNGLCRVGILRNNLLYFICKKKKQKDSIRLKLTIKETYAQQDQSMG; from the exons ATGATGGCCTCCGAAGGCGGTGAGGACTACCGCCTGACGCGGATCGCGTCCGCCATACGCGTCATTCCCGACTTTCCCAAGCCTG GTATCATGTTTCAAGATATCACGACCCTGCTGCTCGATCCCAAGGCGTTCAGGGATACCATCGATATGTTCGTGGAGAGGTACAGAGATCAAGAGATCACGGTTATCGCAG GTGTCGAAGCAAGAGGATTCATATTTGGCCCTCCCATTGCGTTAGCTATAGGAGCGAAGTTTGTTCCTATGAGAAAGCCAAAGAAGCTTCCTG GGAAAGTTATTTCTGAGGAATACTCCCTAGAATATGGTACAGACAGAATGGAAATGCATGTAGGAGCTGTACAGCCAGGGGATCGAGCCCTTGTCATTGATGATTTAATTGCAACTGGAGGGACATTATCTGCTGCAATCAGGCTCCCGG GTTCAGATGGGATAATGAATGTATACTGCATCCATAAGTTGGACCAACCGTCTAATGGGTCAGGATTCGTTGAACTGGATCTGACCGATATGGGTTTTGAGTTGGATCGAGTAGGACAAAATGGGTTATGTCGGGTCGGTATTTTAAGGAATAATTTGCTTTATTttatttgcaaaaagaaaaaacaaaaggatTCAATAAGGTTGAAGTTGACAATAAAGGAAACATATGCTCAGCAGGATCAATCAATGGGTTAG
- the LOC135671909 gene encoding adenine phosphoribosyltransferase 1, chloroplastic-like isoform X2 has product MMASEGGEDYRLTRIASAIRVIPDFPKPGIMFQDITTLLLDPKAFRDTIDMFVERYRDQEITVIAGVEARGFIFGPPIALAIGAKFVPMRKPKKLPGKVISEEYSLEYGTDRMEMHVGAVQPGDRALVIDDLIATGGTLSAAIRLPE; this is encoded by the exons ATGATGGCCTCCGAAGGCGGTGAGGACTACCGCCTGACGCGGATCGCGTCCGCCATACGCGTCATTCCCGACTTTCCCAAGCCTG GTATCATGTTTCAAGATATCACGACCCTGCTGCTCGATCCCAAGGCGTTCAGGGATACCATCGATATGTTCGTGGAGAGGTACAGAGATCAAGAGATCACGGTTATCGCAG GTGTCGAAGCAAGAGGATTCATATTTGGCCCTCCCATTGCGTTAGCTATAGGAGCGAAGTTTGTTCCTATGAGAAAGCCAAAGAAGCTTCCTG GGAAAGTTATTTCTGAGGAATACTCCCTAGAATATGGTACAGACAGAATGGAAATGCATGTAGGAGCTGTACAGCCAGGGGATCGAGCCCTTGTCATTGATGATTTAATTGCAACTGGAGGGACATTATCTGCTGCAATCAGGCTCCCGG aatga